A single region of the Accipiter gentilis chromosome 6, bAccGen1.1, whole genome shotgun sequence genome encodes:
- the TRIP12 gene encoding E3 ubiquitin-protein ligase TRIP12 isoform X2, producing MSNRPNNNPGGSLRRSQRNTAGAQPQDDAVGGRSHLGQAKHKAHSPPESRKSISKTPKVQSNTTSEQSKGHFSKRGCSSSAILIPQQEDPERVNTSEKQKTGQVPKKDNSRGVKRSASPDYRRTNSPSSAKKPKALQHTETSLETNKPHTKSKRRHLDQEQPKSTQLPSTSKAHTRKGGAAGSSRSQKRKRTENLSCIKSGSAVESTGAEEKSAKLSKLASKSVTSAKAGCSTITDSSSSASTSSSSSAVASASSAVPQGARVKQGKDQNKSRRSRSASSPSPRRSSRDKEPSKTGGSSKFDWAARFSPKVSLPKTKLSLPGSSKSETSKPGPSGLQAKLASLRKSTKKRSESPPAELPSLRRSTRQKTTGSCASTSRRGSGLGKRGAAEARRQEKMADPDNNQDGVNSSAARTDEAPQGAAASSSVAGAVGMTTSGESESDDSEMGRLQALLEARGLPPHLFGPLGPRMSQLFHRTIGSGASSKAQQLLQGLQATDESQQLQAVIEMCQLLVMGNEETLGGFPVKSVVPALITLLQMEHNFDIMNHACRALTYMMEALPRSSAVVVDAIPVFLEKLQVIQCIDVAEQALTALEMLSRRHSKAILQAGGLADCLLYLEFFSINAQRNALAIAANCCQSITPDEFHFVADSLPLLTQRLTHQDKKSVESTCLCFARLVDNFQHEENLLQQVASKDLLTNIQQLLVVTPPILSSGMFIMVVRMFSLMCSNCPTLAVQLMKQNIAETLHFLLCGASNGSCQEQIDLVPRSPQELYELTSLICELMPCLPKEGIFAVDTMLKKGNAQNTDGAIWQWRDDRGLWHPYNRIDSRIIEAAHQVGEDEISLSTLGRVYTIDFNSMQQINEDTGTARAIQRKPNPLANTNTSGHSELKKDDARAQLMKEDPELAKSFIKTLFGVLYEVYSSSAGPAVRHKCLRAILRIIYFADAELLKDVLKNHAVSSHIASMLSSQDLKIVVGALQMAEILMQKLPDIFSVYFRREGVMHQVKNLAESEALLTSPPKVCTNGSGTLATTTTISTGTATAASNAAADLGSPSLQHSREDSLDLSPQGRLSDVLKRKRLPKRGPRRPKYSPPRDDDKVDNQAKSPTTTQSPKSSFLASLNPKTWGRLSTQSNSNNIEPARTAGVSGLARAASKDTISNNREKIKGWIKEQAHKFVERYFSSENMDGSNPALNVLQRLCTATEQLNLQVDGGTECLVEIRSIVSESDVSSFEIQHSGFVKQLLLYLTSKSEKDAVSRDIRLKRFLHVFFSSPLPGEEPLGRLEPLENAPLLALVHKMNNCLSQMEQFPVKVHDFPSGNGTGSRGSQALKFFNTHQLKCQLQRHPDCANVKQWKGGPVKIDPLALVQAIERYLVVRGYGRVREDDEDSDDDGSDEEIDESLAAQFLNSGNVRHRLQFYIGDHLLPYNMTVYQAVRQYSLQAEEERESTDDESNPLGRAGIWTKTHTIWYKPVREDEDGNKDCVGGKRGRAQTAPTKTSPRNSKKHDELWHDGVCPSVLNPLEVYLISTPPENITFEDPSLDVILLLRVLHAISRYWYYLYDNAICKEIIPTSEFINSKLTAKANRQLQDPLVIMTGNIPTWLTELGKTCPFFFPFDTRQMLFYVTAFDRDRAMQRLLDTNPEINQSDSQDSRVAPRLDRKKRTVNRDELLKQAESVMQDLGSSRAMLEIQYENEVGTGLGPTLEFYALVSQELQRADLGLWRGEEVTLANPKGSQEGTKYIHNLQGLFALPFGRTAKPAHIAKVKMKFRFLGKLMAKAIMDFRLVDLPLGLPFYKWMLRQETSLTSHDLFSIDPVVAKSIYHLEDIVRQKKRLEQDKTQTKESLQYALEALTMNGCSVEDLGLDFTLPGFPNIELKKGGKDTPVTIHNLEEYLRLVIFWALNEGVARQFDSFRDGFESVFPLSHLQYFYPEELEQLLCGSKTDTWDAKTLMECCRPDHGYTHDSRAVKYLFEILSSFDSEQQRLFLQFVTGSPRLPVGGFRSLNPPLTIVRKTFESTENPDDFLPSVMTCVNYLKLPDYSTIEIMREKLLIAAREGQQSFHLS from the exons GTCACATTTAGGGCAGGCAAAACATAAGGCACATAGCCCTCCTGAGAGTAGAAAATCTATTTCAAAGACACCCAAAGTGCAGTCTAATACTACTTCTGAGCAGTCCAAGGGACACTTTTCTAAAAG AGGCTGTAgttcatctgccattttaatcCCACAACAAGAAGATCCAGAGAGAGTCAatacttcagaaaagcaaaaaacgGGGCAAGTGCCTAAGAAAGACAATTCTCGAGGAGTTAAACGCAGTGCTAGTCCAGATTACAGGAGGACCAATTCTCCTAGCTCtgctaaaaaacccaaagcacttcAACACACTGAAACTTCCTTGGAAACTAACAAGCCACATACTAAATCTAAGAGAAGACACTTAGACCAAGAACAGCCCAAGTCTACACAATTGCCATCAACAAGTAAGGCTCACACCAGAAAGGGTGGAGCTGCTGGTAGCTCCCGaagtcagaaaaggaaaaggacagagaaTCTGTCTTGTATAAAGAGTGGTTCAGCAGTTGAATCAACTGGCGCTGAAGAGAAGTCAGCAAAACTCTCCAAGCTGGCTTCAAAATCGGTGACCTCAGCCAAAGCTGGGTGTAGCACCATCACTGATTCTTCTTCTTCAGCTTccacatcctcctcctcttctgctgttGCCTCTGCTTCTTCTGCTGTTCCTCAGGGTGCCAGAGTGAAACAGGGAAAGGACCAGAATAAGTCTAGACGTTCCCGTTCTGCATCCAGCCCCAGTCCAAGAAGGAGTAGCAGGGACAAAGAACCCAGTAAAACAGGTGGCTCTTCAAAGTTCGACTGGGCTGCTCGATTTAGCCCAAAAGTCAGTCTCCCTAAAACAAAACTGTCTCTACCAGGCTCTTCAAAGTCAGAGACATCAAAACCTGGACCTTCAGGACTACAGGCTAAACTAGCAA GTCTAAGAAAATCTACGAAGAAACGCAGTGAATCACCACCTGCTGAGCTCCCCAGTTTGCGGCGGAGCACACGGCAAAAGACCACGGGCTCCTGTGCTAGCACCAG TCGGCGAGGCTCTGGCCTGGGCAAAAGAGGAGCAGCTGAAGCTCGTCGACAGGAGAAGATGGCTGATCCTGACAACAACCAGGATGGAGTTAACTCTTCAGCTGCACGTACAGATGAggctccccagggagctgcag cttCTAGTTCTGTTGCTGGGGCTGTAGGTATGACAACCTCTGGAGAAAGTGAGTCAGATGATTCTGAGATGGGAAGACTACAAG CTCTATTAGAGGCTAGGGGTCTTCCACCTCACCTGTTTGGCCCTCTTGGTCCTCGGATGTCGCAGCTCTTCCACAGGACAATTGGAAGTGGAGCTA GTTCTAAAGCCCAACAACTTTTACAAGGTCTCCAAGCCACTGATGAAAGTCAGCAACTACAGGCAGTGATTGAGATGTGCCAGCTGTTGGTCATGGGAAATGAAGAAACTTTAGGAGGATTTCCAGTCAAGAGTGTTGTACCAGCTTTG ataacaCTGTTGCAGATGGAGCACAACTTTGACATT ATGAACCATGCATGTCGGGCCTTAACATATATGATGGAAGCACTTCCGAGATCATCAGCTGTAGTGGTAGATGCAATTCCTGTCTTCTTGGAGAAG TTGCAAGTTATTCAGTGCATTGATGTGGCAGAGCAGGCGCTTACAGCCCTGGAGATGTTATCACGCAGGCATAGTAAAGCCATTCTGCAGGCG gGTGGGTTGGCAGACTGTTTGCTGTATCTGGAATTCTTCAGTATAAATGCACAGAGGAATGCACTAGCTATTGCTGCCAACTGCTGCCAGAGTATAACACCTGATGAGTTTCACTTTGTGGCAGACTCTTTGCCACTGCTTACACAAAGGTTAACCCATCAG GACAAAAAGTCTGTTGAAAGCACTTGTCTCTGTTTTGCACGGCTAGTGGACAACTTCCAGCATGAGGAG AACTTGCTCCAGCAGGTTGCTTCCAAGGACTTGTTAACAAATATCCAGCAACTCTTGGTAGTGACGCCTCCTATCCTGAGCTCAGGAATGTTCATCATGGTGGTGCGCATGTTTTCCTTAATGTGCTCCAATTGCCCTACACTTGCAGTTCAACTTATGAAGCAAA ATATTGCAGAAACGCTTCACTTCCTCCTTTGCGGAGCCTCAAATGGGAGTTGTCAAGAACAAATTGACCTTGTTCCACGAAGTCCTCAAGAACTTTATGAGCTTACTTCTCTTATCTG TGAACTGATGCCTTGCCTGCCAAAAGAGGGAATCTTTGCTGTTGATACTATGCTGAAGAAAGGAAATGCGCAAAATACAGATGGTGCAATATGGCAATGGCGAGATGACAGGGGTCTCTGGCATCCCTATAACAGGATTGATAGTCGAATAATAGAG GCGGCTCATCAGGTTGGTGAGGATGAGATAAGCCTGTCTACACTTGGGCGTGTCTATACTATTGATTTTAACTCTATGCAGCAAATAAATGAGGATACTGGAACAGCACGTGCCATTCAGCGAAAACCAAACCCTTTAGCCAATACAAACACTA GTGGACATTCAGAATTGAAGAAGGATGATGCTCGAGCACAACTAATGAAAGAGGATCCAGAACTGGCAAAATCCTTTATCAAAACATTGTTTGGTGTTCTTTATGAGGTATATAGTTCTTCAGCTGGACCTGCTGTTAGACACAAGTGCCTTAGAGCAATTCTTAGGATAATCTATTTTGCTGATGCTGAACTTCTGAAGGATGTGCTGAAAAACCATGCTGTTTCAAG TCATATTGCCTCCATGCTGTCAAGTCAAGACCTTAAGATAGTAGTTGGAGCCCTGCAGATGGCAGAGATTTTAATGCAGAAGTTACCTGATATTTTCAGTGTTTACTTCAGAAGAGAAG GGGTGATGCACCAAGTGAAAAACTTAGCAGAGTCGGAGGCTTTGCTAACAAGCCCACCAAAAGTATGCACAAATGGATCAGGAACGCTGGCTACCACTACAACAATAAGTACTGGAACAGCCACTGCTGCCAGTAATGCAGCTGCAGATTTGGGCTCTCCCAGTTTACAACACAGCCGGGAGGATTCTTTGGATCTGAGCCCACAGGG ACGACTGAGTGATGttctaaagagaaaaagactGCCAAAACGAGGGCCAAGGAGGCCAAAATACTCTCCTCCAAGAGATGATGACAAAGTAGACAATCAAG CTAAAAGCCCTACAACTACTCAATCTCCTAAATCTTCTTTCTTGGCAAGTTTAAATCCTAAAACATGGGGAAGATTAAGCACACAGTCCAACAGTAACAATATTGAACCAGCACGAACAGCAGGAGTAAGTGGTCTTGCAAGGGCTGCTTCCAAGGATACCATTTCCAATAACag AGAAAAAATTAAGGGCTGGATTAAGGAGCAAGCCCATAAATTTGTAGAACGTTATTTTAGTTCTGAAAACATGGATGGAAGCAATCCTGCACTAAATGTATTACAGAGACTTTGCACTGCAACTGAACAACTCAACCTCCAG GTGGATGGTGGAACAGAGTGCCTTGTAGAAATCCGTAGCATTGTCTCGGAGTCTGACGTCTCCTCATTTGAAATCCAGCATAGTGGGTTTGTTAAACAACTGCTGCTTTATTTGACATCTAAAAGTGAGAAAGATGCTGTAAGCAGGGATATCAGATTGAAAAgatttcttcatgtatttttttcttctcca CTTCCTGGAGAAGAACCCCTTGGAAGATTAGAGCCATTAGAAAATGCACCTTTGTTGGCGTTAGTCCATAAAATGAACAATTGCCTCAGTCAGATGGAACAGTTTCCTGTCAAAGTGCATGACTTCCCTAGTGGAAATGGAACAGGGAGCAG AGGATCCCAAGCTTTAAAATTCTTCAATACACATCAATTAAAATGCCAACTGCAAAGACATCCAGACTGTGCTAATGTGAAACAGTGGAAAGGCGGACCTGTGAAGATTGATCCTCTGGCTTTGGTACAAGCCATTGAAAGATACCTTGTAGTTAGAG GCTATGGAAGAGTTAGAGAAGATGATGAGGATAGTGATGATGATGGGTCAGATGAAGAAATAGATGAATCTTTG gcTGCTCAATTCTTAAATTCAGGGAATGTGAGACACAGACTGCAATTTTACATTGGAGATCACTTGTTGCCATATAATATGACTGTGTATCAAGCAGTTAGGCAGTACAGTTTGCAAGCCGAAGAGGAGAGGGAGTCTACAGATGATGAGAGCAACCCATTAGGAAGAGCTGGGATTTGGACAAAAACACATACCATTTG GTACAAACCTGTGCGAGAGGATGAAGATGGTAATAAGGACTGCGTTGGTGGTAAAAGAGGAAGAGCACAAACTGCTCCCACAAAAACCTCACCTAGAAATTCTAAAAAGCATGATGAATTGTGGCATG atgGTGTATGCCCTTCGGTATTAAATCCTCTAGAAGTTTACCTCATATCTACTCCACCTGAAAACATAACATTTGAAGATCCCTCATTAGATGTTATTCTTCTTTTAAGAGTTTTACATGCTATCAGTCGATACTGGTATTACTTGTATGAT aatgCAATCTGCAAGGAGATAATTCCAACCTCAGAGTTTATCAACAGTAAACTGACAGCAAAAGCAAATAGGCAGCTCCAGGATCCTTTGGTAATTATGACAGGAAACATACCAACTTGGCTGACAGAACTTGGAAAAACATG CccgtttttctttccatttgataCGCGTCAAATGCTGttttatgttactgcttttgatCGTGATCGAGCCATGCAAAGACTACTGGATACTAATCCAGAAATCAATCAATCAGATTCTCAGGATAGCAGAGTGGCACCGCGACTGGACAGGAAAAAA CGCACTGTGAACAGAGATGAGCTGTTGAAACAGGCAGAATCTGTGATGCAGGATCTAGGCAGTTCAAGAGCCATGTTGGAAATCCAGTATGAGAATGAA GTTGGCACAGGCCTAGGCCCCACGCTAGAGTTCTATGCACTTGTATCTCAGGAACTACAGAGAGCAGACTTAGGCCTTTGGAGGGGAGAAGAAGTGACTTTAGCCAATCCAAAAG GAAGCCAGGAAGGTACCAAGTACATCCATAACCTTCAAGGCCTTTTTGCACTTCCTTTTGGTAGAACAGCCAAGCCAGCTCACATTGCAAAAGTTAAAATGAAGTTCCGCTTTCTGGGAAAACTAATGGCCAAGGCAATCATGGATTTTAGACTG GTGGACCTTCCTCTTGGACTTCCTTTTTATAAATGGATGCTACGACAGGAAACTTCCTTGACATCGCATGATTTGTTCAGTATTGATCCAGTAGTAGCCAAATCAATATATCACCTTGAAGATATtgtaagacaaaagaaaagactTGAACAGGATAAAACACAG ACCAAAGAAAGTCTACAGTATGCATTGGAGGCTCTGACTATGAATGGCTGCTCAGTGGAAGACCTAGGGCTGGACTTCACACTTCCTGGGTTTCCTAATATAGAactgaaaaaagggggaaaagatacACCAGTCACCATCCACAATTTAGAGGAGTATCTCAGA